The following coding sequences are from one Paenibacillus tundrae window:
- a CDS encoding Rrf2 family transcriptional regulator, which yields MSTHFSVSVHCLLLLSLDAPERITSAMIAGSINTNPVVVRRILGGLKKVGLVDSSPGTRGFYLAKPSSEITLAMIYEAAKDEGPLFPIHGNCNPDCNVGLRIDGLLNNLYKVAEEKVQQFFASITLEDMERSCLEMDEVSTPAQ from the coding sequence TGCATTGCTTGTTGCTGTTGTCCTTGGATGCCCCTGAACGAATCACTTCTGCAATGATCGCAGGTAGTATTAATACGAACCCTGTCGTCGTTAGACGTATTCTAGGTGGGCTGAAAAAGGTAGGTCTTGTGGATTCTTCTCCAGGAACAAGAGGATTCTATCTAGCGAAACCTTCCAGTGAAATTACGTTAGCCATGATCTACGAAGCTGCTAAGGATGAAGGGCCTCTCTTTCCGATTCACGGCAATTGCAATCCAGACTGTAATGTAGGTTTACGGATCGATGGATTGCTGAACAATCTATATAAGGTAGCTGAAGAGAAGGTACAGCAGTTTTTTGCATCAATTACCCTTGAAGATATGGAACGCTCTTGTTTGGAGATGGACGAGGTTTCAACGCCGGCGCAGTGA